The following are encoded together in the Methylobacterium radiotolerans JCM 2831 genome:
- a CDS encoding PDR/VanB family oxidoreductase, whose translation MTARLIMKLRVAEAVATTPEVLHLSLVHPARPELPAWTAGAHVDLRLPDGRVRQYSLCGDPADRGRYEIAIKREPVGRGGSAWAHDTLAPGAFAHVSAPRNNFPLEPDARRHLLVAGGIGVTPLLAMARALSASGAEYAFHLCAPSPGQAPLLAEVRTVCGPRLSCWFGSEGRRLDPGALGPAEAGTHVYACGPRRLMDAVQTGLVARGWPVERVHSEHFEPLRDEGFVPEPFEARIASTGQVLHVPADRSLLDVLRRAGFDLPSSCELGVCGSCECGYRDGTVIHRDAVLPLTKRRSRMMACVSRARDAVTLDL comes from the coding sequence ATGACGGCCCGCCTGATCATGAAGCTGCGCGTCGCCGAGGCGGTCGCGACGACGCCGGAGGTGCTGCACCTCAGCCTCGTCCATCCCGCGCGCCCGGAACTCCCCGCCTGGACGGCCGGCGCCCACGTCGACCTGCGCCTGCCGGATGGTCGGGTCCGGCAGTACTCGCTGTGCGGCGACCCGGCCGACCGGGGCCGTTACGAGATCGCGATCAAGCGGGAGCCGGTCGGCCGGGGCGGCTCGGCCTGGGCACACGACACGCTCGCGCCGGGCGCGTTCGCCCACGTCTCCGCGCCCCGCAACAACTTCCCCCTCGAGCCCGACGCCCGCCGCCACCTGCTCGTGGCCGGCGGGATCGGGGTGACGCCCCTGCTCGCCATGGCGCGCGCGCTCTCCGCGTCGGGGGCCGAGTACGCGTTCCATCTCTGCGCCCCCTCCCCCGGGCAGGCGCCGCTGCTGGCGGAGGTGCGGACGGTCTGCGGGCCGCGCCTCAGCTGCTGGTTCGGGTCCGAGGGGCGGCGCCTCGATCCCGGCGCCCTCGGCCCGGCCGAGGCCGGGACGCACGTCTACGCCTGCGGGCCGCGGCGCCTCATGGACGCGGTGCAGACGGGCCTGGTCGCGCGGGGCTGGCCCGTCGAGCGGGTGCACAGCGAGCATTTCGAGCCGCTGCGCGACGAGGGCTTCGTGCCGGAGCCGTTCGAGGCGCGCATCGCCTCCACCGGCCAGGTGCTCCACGTCCCCGCCGACCGGTCCCTGCTCGACGTGCTGCGCCGCGCGGGGTTCGACCTGCCGTCCTCCTGCGAGCTCGGCGTCTGCGGCTCCTGCGAGTGCGGCTATCGCGACGGCACGGTCATCCACCGCGACGCGGTGCTGCCGCTCACCAAGCGCCGGAGCCGCATGATGGCTTGCGTCTCGCGCGCGCGGGACGCCGTGACACTCGACCTCTGA
- a CDS encoding MOSC domain-containing protein, producing MTSETAPRMVEAFAHAAGSAAVRVPGGATGWVGTLTHIHIAPAASFEMEALSEAVCVAGRGIEGDRYFLGTGTYSPKPDVREVTLIEQEALDALNRNDPPLQEGPLRLLPGDHRRNLTVRGVPLNHLVGRRFRVGAVILRGGRLNFPCRYLEELLGMPVYLPLYNRSGLNCGIESGGVIRPGDAIELLD from the coding sequence ATGACCAGCGAGACGGCACCCCGCATGGTCGAGGCGTTCGCGCACGCGGCGGGATCGGCCGCCGTTCGGGTTCCGGGCGGCGCCACCGGCTGGGTTGGCACCCTGACCCACATCCACATCGCCCCCGCGGCGAGCTTCGAGATGGAGGCGCTGTCCGAGGCCGTGTGCGTGGCCGGCCGCGGGATCGAGGGCGACCGCTACTTCCTCGGCACCGGCACCTACTCGCCCAAGCCCGACGTGCGCGAGGTCACGCTGATCGAGCAGGAGGCCCTCGACGCCCTCAACCGCAACGACCCGCCGCTGCAGGAGGGGCCGCTGCGCCTCCTGCCGGGGGATCATCGGCGCAATCTCACGGTGCGCGGCGTGCCGCTCAACCACTTGGTCGGCCGGCGCTTCCGGGTCGGCGCCGTGATCCTGCGGGGTGGGCGCCTCAACTTCCCCTGCCGTTATCTCGAGGAGCTTCTCGGGATGCCGGTCTACCTGCCGCTCTACAATCGCTCGGGCCTGAACTGCGGGATCGAGAGCGGCGGCGTGATCCGGCCCGGCGACGCGATCGAGCTGCTGGACTGA
- a CDS encoding thioesterase family protein translates to MQDIPLGAKGSFAMLVGPSHLASQFKDNILPPVFATPMMVLIMENAALNAVRQYLDPGESAVGTKVDVTHMAATPVGHRVRAEAEVVGVAGRQIQFRVAAWDETEQIGAGTHERMIVDIERLGKRLAGKQAAPSRRV, encoded by the coding sequence ATGCAGGACATCCCATTGGGTGCGAAGGGGAGCTTCGCCATGCTGGTCGGGCCGTCACATCTGGCCAGCCAGTTCAAGGACAACATCCTGCCGCCGGTCTTCGCCACGCCGATGATGGTCTTGATCATGGAGAACGCGGCGCTGAACGCCGTTCGCCAATACCTCGATCCCGGTGAGAGCGCCGTCGGAACGAAGGTGGACGTGACCCACATGGCGGCGACGCCGGTCGGCCACCGCGTCCGGGCAGAGGCCGAGGTCGTCGGCGTCGCCGGACGCCAGATCCAGTTCCGCGTCGCGGCCTGGGACGAGACGGAGCAGATCGGGGCCGGGACGCACGAGCGGATGATCGTCGACATCGAGCGGCTCGGCAAGCGGCTCGCCGGTAAGCAGGCCGCGCCGTCGCGGCGCGTGTAG
- a CDS encoding alpha/beta fold hydrolase, whose translation MMTRRTLNRALAASAAAALLPGAAEAQDPPRARNVVLVHGLFADGSCWSEVIPHLQAAGLTVTSVQNPLTTFEEAVAAAQRVLARQEGPTVLVGHSFSGMIVTEAGIDPKVSALVYVAARAPDANEDYAALARTYPTPPAAAGIVFDGDEGRLSEAAFLRDFAGDLPAERARVLFAVQQPFRKALLTGRTTHAAWRSKPSFYAVSTEDRTIDPDLERFMAKRMNARTVELKASHLSLISRAPDIADLILEAAGQPRRRR comes from the coding sequence ATGATGACGCGCAGAACGCTGAACCGCGCGCTCGCCGCCAGCGCGGCGGCCGCGCTGCTTCCCGGTGCGGCCGAGGCCCAGGACCCGCCGCGGGCGCGCAACGTCGTGCTGGTGCACGGGCTGTTCGCCGACGGGTCGTGCTGGTCCGAAGTGATCCCGCACCTGCAGGCGGCCGGCCTCACCGTCACCTCCGTGCAGAACCCGCTGACCACCTTCGAGGAGGCGGTGGCCGCGGCGCAGCGCGTGCTGGCACGGCAGGAAGGGCCGACCGTGCTGGTCGGTCACTCATTCTCCGGCATGATCGTGACCGAGGCCGGTATCGACCCGAAGGTCTCGGCCCTGGTCTACGTCGCGGCCCGGGCGCCGGACGCGAACGAGGACTACGCGGCGTTGGCCAGAACCTACCCGACACCGCCCGCCGCGGCCGGAATCGTGTTCGACGGTGACGAGGGGCGCCTGAGCGAGGCAGCGTTCCTGCGGGATTTCGCGGGCGATCTGCCGGCCGAGAGGGCCCGGGTGCTGTTCGCGGTCCAGCAGCCGTTCCGCAAGGCCCTGTTGACGGGACGGACCACCCACGCGGCCTGGCGCTCGAAGCCGAGCTTCTACGCGGTGTCGACCGAGGATCGGACCATCGACCCGGACCTCGAACGGTTCATGGCCAAGCGCATGAACGCGCGGACCGTCGAGCTCAAGGCGAGCCACCTGTCGCTGATCTCGCGCGCTCCGGACATCGCGGACCTCATCCTGGAGGCGGCCGGCCAGCCGCGCCGCCGGCGCTGA
- a CDS encoding helix-hairpin-helix domain-containing protein yields MPPQPADSASGSGQPPASPGQGVDLNTASVEELNALGAGMIGRRIIAFRPYASPEDLVTRRVLKKADYEAIKAAVAVRQTDAAGAGRPD; encoded by the coding sequence ATGCCGCCGCAGCCGGCCGACAGCGCGTCCGGCTCGGGCCAGCCGCCGGCCTCTCCGGGTCAGGGCGTCGACCTCAACACGGCGTCCGTCGAGGAGCTGAACGCCCTCGGGGCCGGCATGATCGGACGCAGGATCATCGCGTTCCGGCCCTACGCGTCCCCGGAGGATCTCGTGACCCGGCGTGTCCTGAAGAAGGCCGATTACGAGGCGATCAAGGCTGCCGTCGCGGTGCGGCAGACCGATGCCGCGGGCGCCGGCCGCCCCGATTGA
- a CDS encoding ABC transporter substrate-binding protein — MTGLTFAAVSRNYFNLPVWIAQHAGLFAEEGLTVAIELHEGVDAVTERLRDGRVDLAYGITEHVVLDREAGGHLTIVGGNVNKLPFSLIARPEIRDVSGLRGKVIGVSSLEAGSSSLVMKLLAARGLTYPGDYALRAVGPILARWELLQSGAIDAGLQGAPLDAVAIDAGFSVVCDPRADVPDFQFTSLNVDARWAAENAAILTRFLRAFVRAHALFYRDPDTATRVAAIETGVAPAYLARAWQTYTDEAIFPRDGDASTAAVQALIEVSALIRALPNRRHSEADRYIDRRYLRAAHRSLSS, encoded by the coding sequence ATGACCGGGCTCACCTTCGCGGCCGTGTCGCGGAACTACTTCAACCTCCCGGTCTGGATCGCGCAGCACGCCGGCCTGTTCGCCGAGGAGGGCCTCACCGTGGCGATCGAGCTCCACGAGGGCGTCGATGCCGTGACCGAGCGGTTGCGCGACGGGCGGGTCGACCTCGCCTACGGCATCACCGAGCACGTCGTCCTCGACCGGGAGGCCGGGGGCCACCTCACGATCGTCGGCGGCAACGTCAACAAGCTGCCGTTCTCCCTGATCGCCCGCCCGGAGATCCGGGACGTGTCGGGCCTGCGCGGCAAGGTGATCGGCGTCTCGTCCCTGGAGGCGGGCAGCTCGTCCCTGGTGATGAAGCTGCTCGCCGCCCGCGGGCTCACCTATCCCGGCGACTACGCGTTGCGGGCCGTCGGACCCATCCTGGCGCGCTGGGAGCTGCTCCAGAGCGGCGCGATCGACGCCGGCCTGCAGGGGGCCCCGCTCGACGCCGTCGCGATCGACGCGGGTTTCAGCGTCGTGTGCGACCCCCGCGCGGACGTCCCGGACTTCCAGTTCACGTCCCTGAACGTCGACGCGCGCTGGGCCGCGGAGAACGCGGCGATTCTCACGCGCTTCCTGCGGGCGTTCGTGCGCGCCCACGCGCTGTTCTACCGGGATCCGGACACCGCGACCCGCGTCGCGGCGATCGAGACCGGCGTGGCGCCCGCCTACCTCGCCAGGGCGTGGCAGACCTACACGGACGAAGCGATCTTCCCCCGCGACGGCGACGCGAGCACGGCCGCGGTCCAGGCCCTGATCGAGGTCAGCGCGCTGATCCGCGCGTTGCCGAACCGCCGTCATTCGGAGGCGGACCGCTACATCGACCGGCGCTACCTGCGCGCGGCGCACCGCTCCTTGTCGTCGTGA